One segment of Pseudobacteriovorax antillogorgiicola DNA contains the following:
- a CDS encoding ATP-binding protein, with the protein MKYWLFILVLIPWLLSCGRGRLDLELKGGQVDLSGQTFERSVRFQGQTRALIGELANPSDILKNPEMGSLQSLNTKLPGARPMGSFMIRLKNLDPKGRGLGLHLRADSAYRLYLLDLKEGRVNGIGSWGTVAAQKGRERPQLGTGLFRLPIPSQGAGDYILLIHVSNFHFSAGGIWENPEIGVYHQMQKQHMAESHSQVAVIAMCFIMGLYNLFIHFRRRDDLSTLFLAAFCLLQSFRLFAMSFLLGDLLPNMTSSQYEFFRRMEFLPFNLSVAAFVSFAQNNYRRYIKLSVSIGVWVFAAVYSLVVLGSSAKFYRPILEYTNPVLVLVALYAVFGIIRAAKDGFVGAITLAMGILVVIAASFVDLAVTMGLLSVPFIMGYGIVGLILAQGFVVAKLFASAYERTIHLNQQLKEQEEARTLFFHNVSHELRTPLNGIIGFSKLVVEGGYGTVSDKVKEQVGKIERLAQSLMLQVNTILDIAKSRRGQMELRSSIISLNELVNDTKSLGEGLTHKYDTASFEIETSWNWNESTSFVTDKEKAFAIIRNLIGNAFKFAKSGQPNQVRVSFALDAAHAFHIEVSDTGLGIPEESVPHIFEEFKQVDQGARRSFEGTGLGLAMVKEILKLMGGDIRVTSKPGEGSTFKVIIPENNKVVLQTTSQEIDEVKTVVSGLEEPSEDTHHLEMIARLEKHNDGQVFIIDDNDVNCEVQADILRNCGFHVRYATNGYEGIRMMEIDPPDVLLLDLMMPNFSGEDVLRNVKLHQRLREVPVILLTARASKGDMLHGLDIGADDYLPKPVDSQELILRVHNLLERQKTSKHSGEREALEAAQAMFAPVNPAVPQPPGFELSHYFKAASDMSRDWSRVAYHADSNELFLFMGDVGASGINASFITVGAAAACRAALDIVKQAGASIGLSQKLILLAKAINEALIDGNQDVRRYMSVAIVGLDIKTGQGWYLNAGHHGVFLHSGEGDTLLSKPGDPLGVTSKPQFGILDFQMTHRDYLMIYTDGLMENRGPEGRKLTIGDIKDSLAEGGSAETMKEHLLERANSLWRNRKGNDDYAFFILQCVQQLQSRRLDKTD; encoded by the coding sequence TTGAAGTACTGGCTATTTATACTAGTGTTGATACCTTGGCTCCTGTCCTGTGGGAGAGGGCGCCTGGACTTGGAGCTCAAGGGTGGCCAAGTTGATTTGTCTGGACAGACATTCGAACGATCTGTTCGATTTCAAGGGCAGACCAGGGCGCTGATCGGTGAATTGGCGAACCCCAGCGATATTCTTAAGAATCCGGAAATGGGCTCACTTCAGAGCCTGAACACCAAGCTGCCAGGGGCTAGGCCTATGGGTAGCTTTATGATTCGCCTGAAGAACCTGGACCCGAAAGGCCGAGGTCTAGGGCTTCATCTTCGGGCAGATTCGGCCTACCGCTTGTACTTGCTAGATCTTAAGGAAGGTCGAGTTAATGGAATTGGCTCTTGGGGAACTGTAGCTGCTCAAAAAGGCCGGGAAAGACCTCAGCTTGGCACGGGGCTGTTTCGCTTACCAATTCCCTCCCAGGGGGCCGGAGATTATATTTTGCTGATCCATGTCTCAAACTTCCACTTTAGTGCTGGCGGTATTTGGGAAAACCCAGAGATCGGCGTCTATCATCAGATGCAGAAACAGCACATGGCTGAATCACATAGCCAAGTCGCAGTGATCGCAATGTGCTTCATCATGGGGCTTTATAATTTATTTATTCATTTTAGACGGCGGGATGATCTGTCGACTCTATTTCTAGCTGCTTTCTGTCTACTACAATCGTTTCGCCTCTTTGCCATGAGCTTCTTACTTGGAGATCTTTTACCAAACATGACGAGCAGCCAGTATGAGTTCTTCCGTCGCATGGAGTTTCTACCCTTCAATCTCTCCGTCGCTGCCTTCGTCTCCTTCGCTCAAAATAATTATCGCCGCTACATTAAGCTTTCAGTCTCTATCGGGGTGTGGGTCTTTGCTGCTGTCTACAGCTTAGTCGTCCTAGGGAGTTCTGCGAAGTTTTATCGTCCGATCCTAGAGTATACCAACCCAGTTCTAGTCCTTGTAGCTCTTTACGCAGTGTTTGGGATTATAAGAGCAGCGAAAGATGGATTTGTTGGTGCTATAACTTTAGCTATGGGAATCCTCGTCGTAATCGCCGCATCATTCGTGGATTTAGCAGTGACTATGGGTTTGTTAAGCGTGCCGTTTATCATGGGCTATGGTATTGTGGGCCTGATTCTAGCCCAAGGCTTTGTAGTGGCTAAGCTCTTCGCTAGTGCTTATGAAAGAACCATCCACCTCAATCAACAGCTCAAGGAACAAGAAGAGGCTCGGACTCTGTTCTTTCATAATGTGTCTCATGAACTTCGGACACCACTCAACGGCATTATTGGGTTTTCGAAACTTGTGGTTGAAGGAGGTTACGGTACTGTTTCCGATAAAGTTAAAGAGCAGGTTGGTAAGATCGAGCGTCTGGCTCAATCCCTGATGCTACAAGTGAATACGATACTCGATATTGCTAAATCAAGGCGAGGTCAGATGGAGCTACGATCTTCCATTATATCCCTCAATGAGCTAGTGAATGATACTAAAAGCTTGGGCGAGGGGCTGACTCATAAATACGATACAGCATCCTTTGAGATCGAAACCAGTTGGAACTGGAATGAAAGCACATCCTTTGTTACTGATAAGGAAAAAGCCTTTGCTATCATAAGAAATCTGATTGGCAATGCTTTTAAGTTTGCAAAGTCGGGGCAGCCAAATCAGGTGAGAGTCTCATTCGCGTTGGATGCAGCCCATGCCTTCCATATCGAAGTGTCGGATACTGGTCTTGGAATTCCTGAAGAAAGTGTCCCCCATATATTTGAAGAGTTTAAGCAGGTCGATCAGGGTGCCCGACGATCCTTTGAGGGCACGGGCCTGGGGCTCGCCATGGTAAAAGAGATTCTTAAGCTCATGGGTGGCGATATTCGTGTGACATCAAAACCTGGAGAAGGCTCAACGTTCAAAGTGATTATTCCGGAAAATAATAAGGTTGTTTTACAAACAACTAGCCAAGAAATCGATGAGGTTAAGACAGTTGTCTCGGGGCTGGAAGAACCTTCTGAAGATACCCATCACTTAGAAATGATTGCTAGGCTGGAAAAGCATAATGATGGCCAGGTGTTTATTATCGATGACAATGATGTGAACTGTGAAGTGCAGGCTGATATTCTCCGCAACTGTGGTTTTCATGTTAGGTATGCCACCAATGGGTATGAAGGCATCCGCATGATGGAGATTGATCCTCCAGATGTTTTGCTTCTTGATTTGATGATGCCTAATTTTTCTGGCGAAGATGTATTGCGCAATGTGAAACTACATCAGAGACTGCGAGAGGTGCCCGTAATTCTATTGACGGCGCGGGCATCAAAGGGTGATATGCTTCATGGCCTGGATATTGGAGCCGATGACTATCTGCCAAAACCGGTAGACAGTCAGGAACTCATATTAAGAGTCCATAACCTATTAGAACGGCAAAAAACGAGCAAACACTCAGGAGAGCGGGAAGCTTTGGAGGCGGCCCAAGCGATGTTTGCGCCTGTAAATCCTGCAGTGCCGCAACCTCCAGGTTTTGAGCTTAGCCACTACTTTAAAGCGGCTAGCGACATGAGTAGGGACTGGTCGCGGGTTGCCTATCATGCCGATAGCAACGAACTCTTTCTCTTCATGGGAGATGTTGGGGCTTCGGGAATCAATGCTTCATTTATCACAGTTGGTGCTGCTGCAGCCTGTCGGGCAGCACTTGATATTGTTAAGCAAGCGGGAGCCAGTATCGGCTTATCACAGAAACTAATTCTTCTAGCTAAAGCTATCAACGAGGCGCTGATAGATGGGAATCAGGATGTAAGGCGATACATGTCTGTTGCTATTGTGGGTCTGGATATCAAGACGGGTCAGGGTTGGTATCTGAATGCTGGCCATCATGGGGTCTTTTTACATAGTGGTGAAGGAGATACCCTACTCAGCAAGCCAGGTGACCCACTTGGGGTTACGAGTAAGCCTCAGTTTGGTATTTTGGATTTCCAAATGACTCATCGGGATTACCTCATGATATATACTGATGGGCTTATGGAAAATCGAGGGCCGGAAGGCCGTAAACTAACGATCGGTGATATCAAAGATAGCCTTGCTGAAGGTGGTTCCGCGGAAACCATGAAGGAACACCTCCTTGAACGAGCAAATTCACTGTGGCGGAATCGCAAAGGCAATGACGATTATGCCTTTTTCATCCTTCAATGCGTTCAGCAGCTGCAATCACGCAGACTTGATAAAACGGATTAA
- a CDS encoding DUF427 domain-containing protein gives MQYEILIKPCKELCLVLYRGREICRSTDCVVLLEERHQPTIYFPMSAINTKQLAQSSKVTFCPFKGNASYFHLIGDDCCQLDAMWGYQTPLDEVRDIGGFVSFDENIEGVEVIKPKNFLSHYSLKRAPYPNPVIEWLLQNIGKPPSSQSFINSFFQCYRQHIDPDVIFFNLVIGTLHPQLTGYRYSWRLGDESVRMFPVSREVLRSKAFLNSPVKVVLDGKGGIRQKIQPLGEPQSYPILEELAELNGTDYVALPMNFSDGQTNFISTATKQARGFRSEQLGALYEAMTLVARVLEVDNLHTRTHILLSTYLGHESCKRVLSGSIHRDAYECIEAVILYSDLRNSTQASSEKKPQDYLRYLNQYMELVADPIIEHGGEVLRFIGDAIVSIFPYGFNRKFRTAEMAMQAALASSTKATVQTESRNQKHIDPIAFGIGIHVGEILYGNCGTPDRLEFTVIGEPVNVAARIEDQCKVHDQKVLISAEAAALAPGQLKSLGMVELKGVARQREVFTLEVDASGQAA, from the coding sequence ATGCAATATGAGATCCTAATCAAACCCTGCAAGGAGCTTTGCCTTGTGCTATACCGAGGCCGTGAGATCTGTCGATCGACAGATTGCGTGGTATTGCTAGAGGAGCGGCACCAGCCGACCATTTACTTTCCCATGAGCGCAATTAACACAAAGCAATTAGCTCAATCATCGAAGGTCACCTTTTGCCCGTTCAAAGGCAATGCCAGTTACTTTCATTTAATTGGTGATGATTGCTGTCAGTTGGATGCCATGTGGGGCTACCAAACACCACTTGACGAGGTTCGCGATATTGGCGGCTTCGTGTCGTTTGATGAGAATATCGAAGGCGTAGAAGTCATTAAACCGAAGAACTTCCTAAGTCACTACAGCTTAAAGCGCGCGCCCTACCCCAACCCAGTTATTGAATGGCTTTTGCAGAATATTGGAAAGCCTCCATCCAGCCAAAGCTTTATCAATTCTTTTTTTCAATGCTACCGCCAACACATCGATCCCGACGTCATTTTTTTCAATTTGGTGATTGGAACACTACATCCCCAGCTTACGGGCTATCGCTATTCCTGGCGGCTCGGAGATGAGAGTGTCCGTATGTTTCCTGTATCCCGAGAGGTTTTGCGATCCAAAGCATTTCTCAATAGCCCTGTGAAAGTTGTTCTTGATGGCAAAGGAGGAATACGTCAAAAGATCCAGCCTCTGGGTGAGCCTCAATCTTATCCTATCCTAGAGGAGCTTGCTGAATTGAATGGCACTGACTATGTAGCGCTACCAATGAATTTCTCCGATGGTCAAACTAACTTCATCAGCACTGCCACCAAGCAGGCCAGAGGATTTCGATCGGAACAGCTCGGCGCCTTGTATGAAGCCATGACGCTGGTCGCAAGAGTCTTAGAAGTAGACAACCTTCACACTCGTACCCATATTCTGCTGAGCACGTACCTTGGTCATGAAAGCTGCAAGCGAGTTTTAAGTGGTTCTATCCATCGCGATGCTTATGAGTGCATCGAAGCAGTGATCTTATACTCAGATTTAAGAAATTCAACCCAAGCTTCAAGTGAGAAGAAGCCCCAGGATTACCTGCGTTATTTGAATCAATACATGGAACTGGTGGCTGATCCTATCATCGAACACGGCGGCGAGGTCTTGCGCTTCATCGGAGATGCAATTGTTTCGATATTTCCCTATGGCTTCAATAGAAAGTTCCGAACCGCAGAAATGGCAATGCAGGCGGCCTTGGCATCGAGTACAAAGGCCACCGTTCAAACGGAGTCAAGAAACCAAAAACATATCGATCCCATTGCATTTGGAATAGGAATTCATGTAGGCGAAATCCTATACGGCAATTGCGGGACCCCGGATCGCTTAGAATTTACGGTGATCGGTGAACCAGTAAATGTCGCGGCTCGCATCGAAGATCAATGCAAAGTGCACGATCAGAAGGTGTTGATCTCAGCAGAGGCTGCAGCGCTAGCACCGGGTCAGCTGAAGTCTTTAGGTATGGTGGAATTGAAAGGCGTTGCTCGGCAACGAGAGGTTTTCACGCTTGAAGTAGATGCTTCAGGCCAGGCTGCATAA
- a CDS encoding alanine/glycine:cation symporter family protein — MTEFIGLLKDIIWSNALIALCLGAGLYFSLRTRFVQLRHVRDMFKLLTEVKESDRGVSSFQALAMSISGRVGTGNIAGVATAIAFGGPGAIFWMWVIAFFGSSSAYIESTLAQLYKVEIDGELRGGPAYFIDRGLGWRPLGIAFAIVTLISAGFFLPGIQANSIAIGMENAFGIQPSVTAVALLIGLGLIIFGGVKRISHVAEKIVPFMAVAYVLLAIGVIMVNISELPRVLSLIISSAFGMDSTFGGILGSAVSFGVKRGIYSNEAGQGTGPHAAAAAEVSHPAKQGLVQCFSVYIDTLFICTATAFMILLTGAYNTYEGGATTGAKIFDGMGDIVPGPAYTQQAVETVISGAGAPFVAISLLLFAFTTLMAYYYIAETNVAYLTQHMKNHKLTTLLLRVALLFSVGYGTVQTAGMAWDLGDIGVGLMAWFNLIVILIFMKPAIEALKDYEAQQKANKDPVFDGKGWNLGDDSPWKE, encoded by the coding sequence GTGACCGAATTTATAGGCCTTCTTAAAGATATTATCTGGAGCAATGCCCTCATTGCCTTATGCCTCGGAGCCGGGCTTTATTTTAGCTTACGAACCCGATTTGTTCAGCTACGTCATGTCCGAGACATGTTTAAGTTACTCACCGAGGTGAAAGAATCAGACCGAGGTGTCTCATCCTTCCAAGCCCTCGCCATGTCTATTTCTGGCCGTGTGGGTACTGGCAATATCGCAGGTGTGGCCACAGCCATTGCTTTCGGAGGACCCGGAGCAATTTTCTGGATGTGGGTCATCGCATTTTTTGGCTCATCTTCGGCCTACATCGAATCCACCCTCGCCCAGCTGTATAAGGTGGAAATAGACGGGGAACTTCGCGGTGGTCCTGCCTATTTTATTGATCGTGGCCTGGGCTGGCGCCCGTTAGGAATCGCGTTTGCGATTGTCACATTGATTTCAGCAGGTTTCTTCTTACCCGGTATCCAAGCCAACAGTATCGCTATTGGAATGGAGAATGCTTTTGGCATCCAGCCGTCAGTCACAGCCGTTGCCCTGCTAATCGGTCTGGGACTTATTATCTTTGGTGGTGTTAAGCGCATCAGTCACGTTGCCGAGAAAATTGTTCCCTTTATGGCGGTCGCCTACGTATTGCTTGCTATTGGCGTCATCATGGTAAACATCAGCGAACTACCCCGAGTGCTATCTTTAATCATTAGCAGTGCTTTTGGGATGGACTCCACCTTTGGCGGTATCCTTGGGTCAGCGGTTAGTTTCGGGGTAAAACGAGGCATCTATTCAAACGAAGCTGGGCAAGGAACTGGGCCCCATGCAGCTGCGGCGGCAGAGGTGAGTCACCCAGCCAAGCAAGGCTTGGTGCAGTGTTTTTCAGTTTATATTGACACGCTCTTCATCTGCACAGCTACAGCTTTCATGATCCTTCTCACAGGTGCTTACAATACTTACGAGGGTGGTGCTACAACTGGTGCTAAGATTTTTGATGGTATGGGGGACATCGTTCCAGGGCCAGCCTACACACAGCAAGCGGTTGAAACAGTGATTTCTGGTGCTGGAGCACCTTTTGTAGCCATCTCACTCCTTCTTTTCGCCTTTACAACTCTCATGGCTTATTACTACATCGCCGAGACTAATGTGGCCTATCTCACACAACATATGAAGAACCATAAGCTCACGACACTACTTCTTAGGGTCGCCCTTCTTTTCTCCGTCGGTTATGGTACAGTGCAAACAGCCGGTATGGCTTGGGATCTTGGTGATATTGGTGTAGGCTTGATGGCTTGGTTTAATCTGATTGTTATTCTCATATTTATGAAACCCGCGATCGAGGCCCTCAAGGATTACGAGGCGCAGCAGAAGGCTAATAAAGATCCAGTATTTGATGGTAAAGGCTGGAATCTGGGTGATGACTCTCCTTGGAAAGAATAA
- a CDS encoding glutathione S-transferase family protein: MIKLHHLNQSRSQRILWLLEELSVDYEIIRYQRQAKDSLAPPELKEVHPLGKSPVIEFEGKVMAESGAITQFLIDRFAPDRLAPPSGSASWFDYLYWISFAESSAMIPLLLQLFIHKDGAETNFIHLYAQDEVNKVLSHLDQSLEGKRYLVDDRLTGADMMVSFVVDVLKRREILGKYPNIERYSHTLSEHESYQKAIAIEAQNS, encoded by the coding sequence ATGATAAAGCTCCACCACCTCAACCAATCAAGATCTCAGCGAATTCTATGGCTCTTGGAAGAGCTGTCTGTAGACTACGAGATCATTCGCTACCAAAGACAAGCTAAAGACTCTCTAGCTCCCCCTGAGCTAAAGGAAGTTCATCCTCTCGGCAAATCGCCGGTGATCGAATTCGAAGGCAAGGTGATGGCCGAATCAGGGGCGATAACCCAGTTCTTAATCGATCGCTTTGCCCCGGACCGCTTAGCGCCGCCATCAGGTAGTGCATCCTGGTTCGACTATCTTTACTGGATCAGCTTTGCAGAAAGTTCGGCGATGATTCCCCTGCTGCTACAACTGTTTATTCATAAGGATGGCGCTGAGACAAATTTTATTCATCTGTATGCTCAGGATGAAGTCAACAAGGTCTTATCCCATCTGGATCAATCTCTGGAAGGCAAGCGATACTTGGTTGACGATCGGCTAACCGGCGCAGATATGATGGTGTCATTTGTTGTTGATGTACTCAAGCGGCGCGAAATTTTGGGGAAGTACCCAAATATCGAACGCTATAGCCATACCCTCTCCGAACATGAAAGCTATCAAAAGGCCATAGCCATCGAAGCACAGAATTCATAG
- a CDS encoding c-type cytochrome, whose product MKHIVITLIIAASTISCSRYPESLIPIKSASYKQPDQDHDGSMADVRIARFSLTDYTEVDVEVLEQDDRTIAFQESFAEATSDIAFSLLPSRYYFYLSYQGSDGVVAGTSLCSEQVQADRMQTLKSGMNRVSIPVCRTNGEKLNADVIIQPVLQEPGEKPAFNAAAIYKEQCASCHGREAEGVEPFDLPLKGAACKSCSSRESFASVTAKTMPPRETGSCDQSCGEKIFDYIQANF is encoded by the coding sequence ATGAAGCACATCGTCATTACACTTATTATTGCCGCGAGTACTATCTCCTGCAGCCGCTATCCTGAGTCACTGATTCCTATTAAAAGCGCCTCATATAAGCAACCGGACCAAGATCACGATGGGTCGATGGCTGATGTTCGTATCGCACGCTTCTCGCTCACCGACTATACTGAAGTGGATGTTGAGGTACTTGAGCAGGATGATCGAACCATCGCTTTTCAGGAAAGTTTTGCTGAAGCTACGAGTGATATCGCTTTCAGTCTTCTTCCGAGTCGCTACTATTTCTATTTGAGCTACCAGGGTAGCGATGGGGTTGTAGCAGGAACCAGCCTTTGTTCTGAACAAGTTCAAGCTGATCGCATGCAAACTCTTAAATCCGGAATGAATAGGGTTTCGATTCCCGTCTGCCGAACCAACGGTGAGAAACTCAATGCTGATGTCATCATCCAGCCTGTACTACAGGAACCAGGAGAAAAACCAGCATTCAATGCTGCTGCTATTTACAAGGAGCAGTGTGCAAGCTGCCATGGTCGCGAAGCAGAAGGAGTTGAGCCATTCGACCTTCCTTTAAAAGGTGCAGCCTGCAAAAGTTGCTCGTCTCGCGAAAGCTTTGCATCTGTTACTGCCAAGACAATGCCTCCGAGAGAGACAGGTTCTTGTGACCAAAGCTGTGGCGAAAAGATTTTTGACTATATTCAAGCTAATTTCTAG
- a CDS encoding DUF1552 domain-containing protein codes for MKMTRRTILRNIYASAVSLPLYRVIAETEAFGQVASGPKALFLYYPNGNIANAFFPTSPGNFPMVSAPLSTVGSKVSFVRGLEYLTAGSHEGGAQFCFTGKAGQSSHSIDTYLGEKLGANTLIRTLRLGVGANFQTGADKQVSYLSGGAGANIQDNPKAAFTDIFGSSLNRVQRNAVMNHDKSVLDFSLNQLKALQTRLGQIEKEKLDSHMDSLRELERRIDLANGMGGGNGGGGDNGGGNGGGMAQCNASFDANGINFPDQETGYPKTFEKNEHYGLISEIMINIMVQAMSCGVTNVGLMQWSHAVSPTVFNFTKGPAIGSGHHDLSHYGGDENGGTANQFKTCQRWHMAQMASLLEKLDGVSAGGKSLLDSMACLATTELGDSNLHNFQDIPCFVAGGRIKGGQILQGDTSYNKLLVTILNSVGINDSSFGDPALGTGAISGLI; via the coding sequence ATGAAAATGACCCGTAGAACAATTCTAAGAAATATCTATGCCTCCGCGGTGAGCCTGCCTTTGTACCGAGTCATTGCAGAAACCGAAGCATTTGGTCAGGTGGCGAGTGGTCCAAAGGCCCTGTTCCTCTATTATCCTAATGGCAATATTGCGAATGCCTTCTTTCCCACGTCACCAGGAAACTTTCCTATGGTTTCAGCACCGCTCTCGACTGTAGGTTCGAAAGTATCGTTTGTTCGAGGCTTAGAGTACCTCACAGCAGGTAGCCACGAAGGTGGAGCCCAGTTTTGCTTTACCGGCAAAGCAGGGCAATCGAGCCATTCCATTGATACCTATTTGGGTGAAAAACTAGGTGCGAATACCCTGATACGGACTCTACGTTTGGGTGTTGGCGCCAACTTCCAGACAGGTGCTGACAAGCAGGTTAGCTATCTAAGTGGTGGCGCTGGAGCCAATATTCAGGATAACCCAAAGGCAGCGTTCACGGATATCTTTGGTAGTAGCTTGAACCGGGTTCAACGCAATGCGGTGATGAATCATGATAAAAGTGTTTTAGACTTTTCCTTGAATCAGCTTAAAGCTCTGCAAACTCGCTTGGGTCAGATAGAAAAGGAAAAGCTTGATAGTCACATGGATTCTCTTCGTGAACTAGAGCGTCGCATCGATCTTGCCAATGGCATGGGAGGCGGCAACGGTGGTGGAGGTGATAATGGTGGCGGCAACGGCGGTGGCATGGCTCAGTGTAATGCCAGTTTCGATGCCAATGGAATCAACTTCCCTGATCAAGAAACAGGTTATCCCAAGACTTTCGAGAAAAACGAGCACTACGGCCTCATTTCGGAAATTATGATCAATATTATGGTGCAGGCTATGTCTTGCGGCGTGACCAACGTGGGTCTGATGCAGTGGTCTCACGCTGTAAGCCCCACTGTGTTCAACTTCACCAAGGGCCCTGCCATAGGTAGCGGACACCACGACTTGTCTCACTATGGTGGTGATGAAAATGGCGGAACTGCGAATCAGTTCAAGACCTGTCAGCGCTGGCATATGGCGCAGATGGCGTCACTTCTTGAAAAGTTGGATGGTGTGTCTGCTGGTGGCAAGAGCCTATTAGATTCCATGGCATGTCTTGCTACTACAGAATTAGGGGACTCGAATCTTCACAACTTTCAAGATATCCCTTGCTTCGTCGCAGGGGGGCGTATCAAAGGTGGACAAATCCTACAGGGTGATACCTCATATAATAAGCTTTTGGTGACCATCCTGAATAGTGTGGGGATTAACGATAGCAGTTTTGGAGATCCTGCTCTGGGAACTGGAGCGATTTCTGGGTTGATTTGA
- a CDS encoding DUF1592 domain-containing protein encodes MKFMFLFIWLVSLMSACSKIPLMGDRENTELASITVSELKEVDYDHFSLRVFSGDDIVVEKDKVARSDGEISLSLHPSEYRFELDILQGDSIFASTKYCAEADYYTLESGPNRIAVNVCKKDGTPVFSPVCDDSGVGRRVLKLLSNKEVERTIADLTQQASAVSNLFPAAKKVEGFKNISDINVVTFEHVKGFWDLASSTSTTIVDRIISNYDCSGGMDQACLENMFYLLGEQIWRKRLVNEELSSLKELYQNIRPATDHKQAVTQVLRGMFMSPQFIYRSEIGVKRNGVSHLDQFEIANALSYLFTGSAPDKALMDLAKAGSLASEDVLAEQALRLLKTNAAKDIQKEFLGAWLEHDKVLSITKDSDMFPNFETLREPLYQETNTFYNSLFFADGTFEDLFLADYTYGNQTLAQLYNGTANGNQIKVPSDERLGILGHGSVIASHSSAYETGPIHRGVFLLEKILCDHMPPPPPSLDVVPPERDPNATTRERFAAHSENQACAACHVKLDGAGFGFESLDPIGRFRSTENSLPVDDSGKLFIDGKQIDYSGVSRVSELVADSTQGKLCYVTQVYRYANGLIDEDRDKCAIENLQEKFIDRSNLKQIWMDLVASPAFTKRK; translated from the coding sequence ATGAAGTTTATGTTCTTATTCATATGGCTTGTCAGCTTGATGAGTGCTTGCTCTAAGATCCCACTCATGGGCGATCGAGAGAATACCGAACTCGCTAGTATAACTGTCTCAGAATTGAAAGAAGTCGACTACGATCACTTCAGTTTGAGAGTCTTTTCTGGCGATGACATTGTTGTAGAAAAAGACAAAGTAGCACGTAGTGATGGCGAAATCTCCCTATCCCTACACCCGTCTGAATACCGTTTTGAACTGGATATTCTCCAAGGAGATAGTATCTTTGCTAGCACGAAATACTGTGCTGAAGCAGATTACTACACCCTAGAGTCGGGACCCAACCGAATTGCTGTCAACGTTTGTAAAAAGGATGGTACCCCGGTTTTCTCACCGGTCTGCGATGACTCTGGAGTGGGGCGTCGGGTCTTGAAGCTTCTTTCAAATAAAGAAGTAGAGCGCACAATCGCTGACTTAACGCAACAAGCAAGTGCGGTATCAAATCTGTTTCCAGCTGCTAAAAAAGTGGAAGGCTTCAAGAACATATCAGATATCAACGTTGTGACGTTCGAGCATGTCAAAGGCTTTTGGGACTTGGCTAGCAGCACATCCACCACAATCGTTGATCGTATTATTAGCAACTATGATTGCTCAGGTGGAATGGATCAAGCTTGCTTGGAAAATATGTTCTATCTACTTGGCGAACAGATATGGCGTAAGCGTTTAGTTAATGAAGAGTTGTCCTCTCTGAAGGAACTATACCAAAATATCCGCCCAGCTACTGATCATAAACAAGCTGTGACTCAGGTACTACGGGGCATGTTTATGTCTCCACAGTTTATCTATCGCTCAGAGATTGGTGTGAAGCGCAATGGAGTGAGTCACCTGGATCAATTTGAAATCGCAAATGCATTATCCTACCTTTTTACTGGTAGTGCCCCTGATAAAGCCTTGATGGATTTGGCGAAGGCTGGGAGCCTAGCTAGCGAAGATGTTTTAGCAGAGCAAGCCCTTCGCTTGTTGAAGACGAACGCCGCAAAAGATATTCAAAAAGAGTTTCTAGGAGCTTGGCTAGAGCATGACAAGGTGCTTTCCATTACAAAAGATTCCGATATGTTCCCTAATTTTGAGACTCTTAGAGAGCCTCTCTATCAGGAAACCAACACATTCTATAATAGCCTCTTCTTTGCCGATGGAACATTTGAAGACTTATTCTTGGCGGACTATACCTATGGAAATCAAACATTGGCTCAGCTCTACAATGGAACAGCTAACGGCAATCAGATCAAAGTGCCGAGTGACGAGCGACTAGGGATCTTGGGTCATGGTAGTGTGATAGCTTCTCACTCTTCAGCCTATGAAACAGGGCCCATTCACCGTGGTGTATTTCTCTTGGAAAAAATCCTCTGTGATCACATGCCACCGCCACCGCCTAGCTTAGACGTGGTTCCGCCAGAGCGTGATCCTAATGCAACCACTCGGGAGCGCTTTGCCGCTCATAGTGAAAATCAGGCTTGTGCAGCCTGTCACGTGAAACTGGATGGTGCTGGCTTCGGCTTTGAATCACTCGATCCGATTGGGCGCTTTCGCTCAACAGAAAATAGTTTGCCGGTAGATGATTCTGGCAAGTTATTTATCGATGGCAAGCAGATCGATTACTCCGGAGTGAGTCGGGTATCTGAGCTAGTGGCCGACAGTACCCAAGGCAAGCTATGTTATGTGACCCAAGTCTATCGCTATGCCAATGGTTTGATCGATGAAGATCGCGATAAATGTGCCATAGAAAATCTACAAGAGAAATTTATTGACCGCAGCAACCTGAAGCAGATCTGGATGGACTTGGTCGCAAGCCCAGCCTTCACGAAAAGGAAGTAG